One Pseudoalteromonas marina genomic region harbors:
- the dapF gene encoding diaminopimelate epimerase: protein MLVNFSKMHGLGNDFVVIDNITQNVFLSRDQIKKLADRHFGIGFDQLLMVEAPYSPDLDFHYRIFNADGTEVEQCGNGARCFARFVRMKGLTNKHKISVSTKSGNLTLYIEKDGQVTVNMGHPNFEPSKIPLKASKRELTYIIRAEEHTVFSGAVSMGNPHCVLEVDDITTAQVDVLGPLLENHERFPQRANIGFMQVISQEHIKLRVWERGVNETLACGTGACAAMVIGHMQSKLSSAVQVDLPGGTLQIRWSGEGHPVRMTGPAEHVFDGQVAL from the coding sequence ATGTTAGTTAATTTTTCCAAAATGCACGGCTTAGGCAACGACTTTGTTGTTATTGATAACATTACACAAAATGTATTTTTATCACGAGATCAAATAAAAAAACTGGCTGATCGCCACTTTGGCATTGGCTTTGACCAATTACTCATGGTTGAAGCACCATACTCCCCGGATCTTGATTTTCATTATCGTATTTTTAATGCCGATGGTACCGAAGTAGAACAATGCGGTAATGGTGCACGTTGCTTTGCACGTTTTGTGCGCATGAAAGGCCTGACTAACAAACATAAAATTAGTGTATCAACCAAATCGGGTAACTTAACGCTCTATATAGAAAAAGACGGCCAAGTTACGGTTAACATGGGGCACCCTAATTTCGAGCCAAGCAAAATACCGCTTAAAGCCAGCAAACGTGAACTCACCTACATTATAAGGGCTGAAGAACACACCGTATTTAGTGGCGCAGTATCTATGGGGAACCCACACTGTGTGCTTGAAGTTGACGATATTACGACAGCGCAGGTCGATGTATTGGGTCCACTGCTTGAAAACCACGAACGTTTTCCACAGCGCGCTAACATTGGGTTTATGCAAGTTATATCGCAGGAGCATATAAAGCTAAGAGTATGGGAGCGCGGCGTAAACGAAACGCTCGCTTGCGGCACTGGCGCGTGTGCAGCTATGGTCATTGGCCATATGCAAAGCAAGCTTTCAAGCGCGGTACAAGTCGACCTACCTGGTGGAACACTTCAAATACGTTGGAGTGGAGAAGGTCATCCAGTACGAATGACAGGCCCTGCTGAACACGTATTCGATGGACAAGTCGCGTTATGA
- a CDS encoding DUF2914 domain-containing protein, which translates to MSQKIVIKANVKREPQNSLPTVSYEWHWRRIVSLAMLIVMTSAAVIYGLTSSVNADQGAHPNEQTELLITDSIQGDEVTESETHNAPSNQLHIETEHAETLPAEQLPTAQEADITNALLENAESVTVAPISDEPTITQSTVDSITEKTNTVDNSKNDALITNAMSADTTSETVSVPASEQTSELGTIALEPESNIDAQPVTEQFAEDAHIASVALGAQIDTSKISRAVLTRSVAKREPTNVFAADVRLSQFEGSLSFFSELKGLQGQRVKHVWSFESETMAEISLNVTSPRYRTYSTKNIMNTQTGHWRVAVVDEQGNLIAQKEFRVLAN; encoded by the coding sequence ATGAGTCAAAAAATAGTTATTAAAGCAAATGTAAAACGCGAACCACAAAACAGCCTACCTACGGTAAGCTATGAATGGCATTGGCGTCGAATTGTGAGTTTGGCTATGTTGATAGTAATGACGTCTGCGGCTGTGATATATGGTTTAACCAGCTCAGTAAATGCAGATCAGGGCGCACATCCCAATGAACAAACAGAGCTTTTAATCACTGATAGCATACAAGGTGATGAAGTAACTGAAAGCGAAACACATAATGCACCCAGCAACCAATTGCATATAGAGACTGAGCATGCTGAAACATTGCCTGCAGAGCAACTACCAACAGCTCAAGAGGCTGACATTACCAATGCCTTACTTGAAAACGCTGAGTCAGTAACCGTTGCGCCAATCTCAGATGAGCCGACAATAACCCAATCAACAGTTGACTCAATAACTGAAAAAACGAATACAGTTGATAACAGTAAAAACGATGCGTTGATCACTAATGCAATGAGCGCTGATACAACAAGTGAAACTGTATCTGTACCTGCGTCAGAGCAAACTTCTGAGCTTGGCACAATCGCATTAGAGCCAGAGAGTAATATTGATGCACAACCTGTTACAGAGCAATTTGCTGAAGATGCCCATATTGCTAGCGTAGCACTCGGTGCTCAGATTGATACCAGTAAAATAAGCCGCGCAGTGCTTACACGCAGTGTAGCAAAACGCGAACCTACTAATGTGTTTGCAGCCGACGTGCGTTTAAGTCAGTTTGAAGGTTCGTTATCATTTTTTAGTGAGCTTAAAGGACTGCAAGGCCAGCGCGTAAAACATGTTTGGTCTTTTGAAAGTGAAACAATGGCCGAAATTTCACTTAATGTTACTTCGCCACGCTACAGAACTTATTCGACAAAAAATATTATGAACACGCAAACAGGTCATTGGCGTGTAGCTGTTGTTGATGAGCAAGGTAATTTAATAGCTCAAAAAGAATTTAGAGTGTTAGCTAACTAA
- a CDS encoding uroporphyrinogen-III synthase — translation MTHILITRPEGKGAALAEQLEQAGYQASLFPVLNINYLTPSSTQLSPLINADKIIFISQDAVKALAQLKPDINIKAQFYAVGQQTADTIYELFGVRAATPKQFDSEGVLALKSLAQVDGSNIVLVKGHGGRPDIAKVLKERGAFLNNCVVYEREPVPDLTNDWTDHWQSSNVHGIVITSNAAVDAMFTPLAAQQLQWLQQCHFYVASERIAAYLQQQHVSLANIHIAAGASDNAMFTCINQQGSSMSEQPKSITTENTTSTASSSTSVKNEPASVKNKPANDKQKVSKVASLALLISLVVASGVGYEFYQKLNAGKAQNTIVNELSEQNKLLQQELAALKSSQMSLQQALFNSEEKVSEALTQSTLENQQALKAALQKAQQQGSSLNPQEVTSLQRMAEFKLWAEKDYQGASAVLKRLDGLLSEYPGTIEVRQAIMQDIQTLDSLKPVATEAIYLQLNSVLNRIDELVFNAVNLPEETLVIDEHALSEDINDWKQNISNSWNKIVDSFITIRRHEGIAIEPLLTDQERNLINQRIKLNIAQAQDALLSKQASIYFSALSEAMRLTGEYFKQDDDATKSVLNTLSKLEKEQLNFSQEVTLQSTQTVKEWVQ, via the coding sequence ATGACACATATTCTGATAACTCGGCCCGAAGGAAAAGGCGCAGCCCTTGCAGAGCAACTTGAGCAAGCGGGTTATCAGGCGTCATTGTTTCCTGTTTTAAATATTAACTATTTAACGCCCTCTAGTACTCAACTAAGCCCACTTATTAATGCAGATAAAATTATTTTTATCTCTCAGGACGCTGTTAAAGCACTGGCACAATTAAAGCCCGATATAAACATTAAAGCGCAGTTTTATGCTGTAGGGCAGCAAACTGCCGATACAATATATGAATTATTTGGTGTGCGTGCAGCCACGCCTAAGCAGTTCGATTCAGAAGGGGTATTGGCTCTTAAGTCGTTGGCTCAGGTTGATGGTAGCAATATTGTATTGGTTAAAGGGCACGGTGGTCGCCCAGACATCGCCAAGGTACTTAAAGAGCGTGGCGCGTTTTTAAATAATTGTGTTGTTTATGAACGTGAGCCAGTGCCTGATTTAACTAATGACTGGACTGACCACTGGCAAAGCAGCAATGTACACGGTATAGTCATAACAAGTAATGCAGCAGTTGATGCCATGTTTACCCCCCTTGCTGCACAACAATTACAATGGTTACAACAGTGCCACTTTTATGTTGCCAGCGAGCGCATAGCCGCATATTTACAGCAACAACATGTTAGTTTGGCAAATATCCATATTGCAGCAGGGGCTAGCGATAACGCTATGTTTACCTGTATTAATCAGCAAGGTAGCAGCATGAGTGAACAACCTAAGTCAATAACAACAGAAAACACAACATCAACAGCTTCGAGTTCAACATCAGTTAAAAATGAGCCAGCAAGCGTAAAAAACAAACCCGCAAATGACAAACAAAAAGTAAGTAAAGTGGCTTCACTTGCATTGTTAATATCGTTGGTTGTGGCCTCTGGAGTTGGCTACGAGTTTTATCAAAAGCTAAATGCAGGTAAAGCGCAAAACACAATTGTTAACGAACTTAGCGAGCAAAACAAGCTGCTCCAGCAAGAGCTTGCCGCACTTAAATCTTCTCAAATGAGCTTACAACAAGCGTTATTTAATAGCGAAGAAAAAGTATCTGAGGCATTAACGCAAAGCACCCTTGAAAATCAGCAAGCATTAAAAGCTGCGCTGCAAAAAGCGCAGCAGCAAGGTTCATCGTTAAACCCACAAGAGGTCACCAGCTTACAACGAATGGCTGAGTTTAAACTGTGGGCCGAAAAAGATTACCAAGGCGCAAGCGCTGTACTAAAGCGTTTAGACGGACTGTTAAGTGAGTACCCTGGCACAATTGAAGTTCGCCAAGCCATTATGCAAGACATACAAACGCTTGATAGTTTAAAACCGGTTGCTACCGAGGCTATTTATTTACAGCTAAATAGTGTTCTTAACCGAATTGACGAATTGGTGTTTAATGCGGTCAATTTACCAGAGGAAACATTGGTAATTGATGAACATGCACTCAGCGAAGATATTAACGATTGGAAGCAAAATATCAGTAATAGTTGGAATAAAATTGTTGATAGTTTTATTACTATTAGGCGCCATGAAGGGATTGCTATTGAACCTTTACTAACCGATCAAGAGCGTAATTTAATTAATCAACGAATTAAATTAAATATAGCACAGGCGCAGGACGCACTATTAAGTAAGCAAGCGAGTATATACTTTAGTGCGTTAAGCGAAGCTATGCGCTTAACTGGCGAGTACTTTAAGCAAGACGATGACGCTACAAAATCAGTACTAAATACGCTATCTAAATTAGAAAAAGAGCAGCTCAATTTTAGCCAAGAGGTCACTCTGCAAAGTACACAAACGGTTAAGGAGTGGGTGCAATGA
- a CDS encoding DUF484 family protein, producing the protein MSELNEEQITSYLLANPDFLVKHPNVLAQLDLQQQAQGATSLVHIQQRQLREHNTRLKNQIETMSQHAVQNELVYRLLSQCHRQLWSHDDFDTIAKNLHAIVCSNNDISDFKLIKYTPDYDELIEHRLTNSGHYLGRITAQERALLFSDDTQSAAIYLIGDKKQPIAILAFGSNNVNHFEPAQDNLFVLDFISALQLRLQKLA; encoded by the coding sequence ATGAGCGAGCTAAATGAAGAGCAAATTACTAGCTACTTACTCGCAAATCCTGACTTTTTAGTTAAACACCCAAACGTGCTTGCTCAGCTAGACCTTCAGCAGCAAGCGCAAGGGGCAACGTCATTAGTTCATATTCAACAGCGCCAATTGCGTGAACACAATACGCGTTTAAAAAATCAAATCGAGACAATGAGTCAGCACGCAGTTCAAAATGAGCTCGTATACCGTCTCCTCAGCCAATGCCACCGTCAGCTTTGGAGCCATGACGACTTTGATACCATCGCTAAAAATTTACACGCCATTGTGTGTTCAAATAACGACATAAGTGACTTTAAATTAATAAAATACACCCCTGACTACGACGAGCTTATTGAACACCGCCTTACAAACTCTGGACATTACTTAGGCCGTATTACAGCACAAGAACGGGCTCTATTATTTAGTGACGACACGCAATCTGCGGCCATATATTTAATTGGTGATAAAAAGCAACCGATTGCCATACTTGCGTTTGGCAGCAACAACGTGAACCATTTTGAACCCGCACAAGACAACCTGTTCGTTCTGGACTTTATTAGTGCCCTGCAGTTAAGGTTACAAAAACTCGCATGA
- a CDS encoding heme biosynthesis HemY N-terminal domain-containing protein, with product MIGLIILIVAIVVVLAVTPFVLDEKGYVLISFNNTTIEGTIVSFCIMAAMTAATLYFTYKLIRYLLSIYRNTKHGFFARSEERKFAAIEQALFSAINDDYEQVERALSGNSVPDKFDDIRLALLAKAALANNEADKALERLFEISSEQQLKVAKLWLASGDSSAIESQLRVNAEAKKATALELKLYTEVLVQQQHFSVLEEFLPKLLRKKVFSSDQWTRVFTAYFAAQSADELTNKYKQLPRKLHTYAHTAYLTQMAATGQLAVIEGDLTKMVKQASQHDELATILNNANHGEAHKLQASIQDRLKKDDTNTALLLSLACLANAQSDYDLAARVFDKALNGDNKHQFADQAALSYKNTAQAEKALVLYNK from the coding sequence ATGATAGGCCTAATAATCTTAATTGTAGCTATTGTTGTTGTACTTGCGGTTACCCCTTTTGTACTGGACGAAAAAGGCTACGTGCTTATCTCGTTTAATAACACAACAATAGAAGGCACCATTGTTTCGTTTTGTATTATGGCTGCAATGACTGCAGCAACTTTATACTTTACGTATAAACTAATACGCTATTTATTATCAATTTATAGAAATACCAAACATGGTTTTTTTGCCCGCAGTGAAGAGCGTAAATTTGCCGCAATTGAACAAGCCCTTTTCAGTGCTATAAACGACGATTACGAACAAGTAGAGCGCGCACTTTCTGGTAACAGTGTGCCAGATAAATTTGATGATATTCGTTTAGCACTATTGGCTAAAGCGGCACTTGCTAACAACGAGGCAGATAAAGCACTAGAACGATTATTTGAAATAAGCTCTGAGCAGCAATTGAAAGTAGCAAAACTATGGTTGGCAAGTGGCGACAGCAGTGCAATTGAATCGCAGTTGCGCGTTAATGCAGAAGCTAAAAAAGCCACTGCACTTGAGCTTAAACTGTACACTGAGGTATTGGTACAACAGCAGCACTTTAGCGTGCTAGAAGAGTTTTTACCCAAGCTACTGCGTAAAAAAGTGTTTTCTAGTGATCAGTGGACGCGTGTATTTACTGCCTATTTTGCTGCTCAATCAGCTGATGAACTAACAAATAAATACAAACAATTACCACGAAAACTACACACTTATGCGCATACTGCGTATTTAACTCAAATGGCTGCAACAGGTCAGCTTGCTGTTATTGAGGGCGATTTAACTAAAATGGTTAAGCAAGCCAGCCAACATGATGAGCTTGCTACTATCTTAAATAATGCAAACCATGGCGAAGCGCACAAATTACAAGCCAGTATTCAAGATCGCCTTAAAAAAGACGACACTAATACAGCACTGCTGTTGTCGCTTGCGTGCCTTGCTAATGCACAAAGTGATTATGATTTAGCGGCACGTGTGTTTGATAAAGCACTTAATGGTGATAATAAACATCAATTTGCAGACCAAGCAGCTTTGAGTTACAAAAATACGGCACAGGCTGAAAAGGCGCTCGTTTTATATAACAAATAA
- the hemC gene encoding hydroxymethylbilane synthase: protein MTEKTKLVRIATRKSALALWQAEFVKAQLEHFHDDVRVELVPMSTQGDIILDTPLAKIGGKGLFVKELEQAMLDGRADIAVHSMKDVPVEFPEGLALHTICEREDPRDAFVSNHFANLNELPEGAVVGTSSLRRQCQIRALRPDLEIRDLRGNVNTRLAKLDAGQYDAIILAAAGLIRLEMGERIADYIEPEVSLPANGQGAVGIECRIEDEVTKTLLAPLEHTHTRIRVNAERAMNRRLEGGCQVPIGAYALVDGEQVHLRGLVGAVDGSEILRDEVSGHINDAEKLGIELAEKLLAQGADKILADVYRDA, encoded by the coding sequence ATGACAGAAAAAACAAAATTAGTACGTATAGCAACCCGTAAAAGCGCTCTGGCGCTATGGCAAGCCGAATTTGTAAAAGCGCAGCTAGAGCATTTTCATGATGACGTGCGTGTTGAGTTAGTCCCTATGTCGACCCAAGGGGATATTATTTTAGATACACCACTTGCTAAAATTGGCGGTAAAGGCTTATTTGTTAAAGAGCTTGAGCAAGCTATGCTAGATGGCCGAGCTGATATTGCCGTACACTCAATGAAAGATGTGCCGGTGGAGTTTCCAGAAGGGTTAGCGCTTCATACCATTTGTGAGCGTGAAGATCCGCGCGATGCGTTTGTATCAAATCACTTTGCTAACTTAAATGAGTTACCAGAAGGAGCGGTAGTAGGTACATCAAGCTTGCGCCGTCAATGCCAAATTAGAGCACTGAGACCTGACTTAGAAATCCGTGATTTACGCGGAAACGTGAATACACGCCTAGCTAAATTAGATGCTGGGCAATACGATGCGATTATTTTAGCAGCGGCAGGGCTTATTCGTTTAGAAATGGGCGAGCGTATTGCTGACTACATTGAACCAGAAGTATCGTTGCCTGCAAACGGCCAAGGTGCTGTAGGTATTGAGTGTCGGATTGAAGATGAAGTGACAAAAACGTTACTTGCACCGCTTGAGCACACACATACACGTATTCGTGTTAATGCAGAGCGTGCAATGAACCGCCGTTTAGAAGGTGGTTGTCAGGTGCCAATAGGTGCCTATGCGTTAGTTGATGGCGAACAGGTCCATTTACGAGGGCTTGTAGGCGCAGTCGATGGCAGCGAAATTTTACGTGACGAAGTTTCGGGTCATATTAACGATGCCGAAAAACTCGGAATAGAGCTGGCTGAAAAATTGCTTGCTCAAGGCGCAGATAAAATTTTAGCTGACGTATACAGAGACGCATAA
- the cyaY gene encoding iron donor protein CyaY, translated as MTEHEYHQLAEALMFTIEEQIDDCEADLDYESAQGILEIIFPDKSKIVINKQAPLHQVWVATKFNGHHFEMRDGQWIDNRSGAEFWEFINEASTRQAGQEIKWQSSL; from the coding sequence ATGACTGAACACGAATATCACCAATTAGCCGAAGCTCTTATGTTCACAATTGAAGAGCAAATTGATGATTGTGAAGCCGATTTAGATTACGAATCAGCGCAAGGTATTTTAGAAATTATTTTTCCTGATAAGAGTAAAATTGTCATCAATAAGCAAGCGCCTCTTCATCAAGTGTGGGTAGCAACTAAATTCAATGGTCACCATTTTGAAATGCGTGACGGTCAATGGATTGATAACCGCTCTGGTGCAGAGTTTTGGGAATTCATTAACGAAGCGTCAACTCGCCAAGCTGGCCAAGAAATTAAGTGGCAATCATCATTATGA
- a CDS encoding alpha/beta hydrolase translates to MSLEFVQYPAQSAHKATVIWLHGLGDSGDGFAPVAPQLNLPAELGVRFVFPHAPVQPVTINGGMEMRSWYDIKSIELDKRADEEGVRESAEKVEALINTEIANGIPANKIILAGFSQGGVVSLHLAPRFEQKLAGVMALSTYMCAPHKFTDEAKHTDLNVFMAHGSHDNVVPMSAGKSAFDVLTAHNMDVSWQEYPMAHQVCAEELHAIRQWLIARLS, encoded by the coding sequence ATGAGTTTAGAGTTTGTTCAATACCCCGCGCAGAGCGCGCATAAAGCGACAGTTATTTGGTTACATGGCTTAGGTGATTCGGGTGATGGGTTTGCCCCTGTAGCGCCGCAATTAAATTTACCAGCCGAGCTGGGCGTGCGTTTTGTTTTCCCACATGCGCCTGTGCAACCGGTCACCATAAATGGTGGTATGGAAATGCGTTCTTGGTACGACATTAAGTCAATAGAGCTTGATAAACGTGCCGATGAAGAAGGGGTGAGGGAGTCTGCCGAGAAAGTAGAGGCGTTAATAAATACAGAAATAGCCAACGGAATACCTGCTAACAAAATTATTTTGGCTGGTTTTTCACAAGGTGGTGTTGTGTCGCTTCACTTAGCTCCGCGCTTTGAACAAAAGTTAGCGGGTGTTATGGCACTGTCTACTTATATGTGCGCGCCGCATAAATTTACAGATGAAGCAAAGCATACCGATTTAAATGTATTTATGGCACATGGTAGTCACGATAATGTGGTACCAATGAGTGCAGGTAAAAGTGCATTTGATGTATTAACAGCACATAACATGGATGTAAGCTGGCAAGAATACCCAATGGCACACCAAGTGTGTGCAGAAGAGTTACACGCTATTCGCCAATGGTTAATTGCCCGTTTAAGCTAA
- a CDS encoding tyrosine recombinase XerC, producing the protein MSDDAPNISELSDNWRTPITLFSDYLKFEKQYSAHTVNQYVSQLGFAALYFNKLCDDWFGVQAEHIRRYSMALRAKQLSGRTISLKLSCIRSLYKFLKAKNIAQQSHYHNPATGIKGPKFAKPLPKNLDVDQMARLLEIPDDDPLAIRDKAMMELMYSSGLRISELVGANMQDINAKSGEILVRGKGSKERLIPVGTKALDALKKWLTVRPQFAKPDEPGVFLSSQKNRISIRQVRLRMQEWGIKQGISSQVHPHKLRHSFASHILESSGDLRAVQELLGHSSLSATQVYTHLDFQHLAKVYDNTHPRAKKQTD; encoded by the coding sequence ATGAGTGATGATGCGCCTAATATAAGCGAATTAAGTGACAACTGGCGCACACCCATTACGCTATTTAGCGACTACCTAAAATTTGAAAAACAATATTCAGCGCACACTGTAAATCAGTATGTTAGCCAACTTGGTTTTGCAGCCCTTTATTTTAATAAATTATGCGATGACTGGTTTGGCGTACAAGCAGAGCATATTCGCCGTTACAGTATGGCTTTACGCGCCAAACAACTAAGTGGCCGAACCATTAGCTTAAAATTGAGCTGTATCAGAAGTTTATATAAGTTTTTAAAAGCTAAAAATATTGCGCAGCAATCGCATTATCACAATCCTGCTACCGGCATTAAAGGCCCCAAATTTGCCAAGCCTTTACCTAAAAACCTCGACGTTGATCAAATGGCTCGCTTGCTCGAAATTCCTGACGACGACCCTTTGGCAATAAGAGACAAAGCTATGATGGAACTTATGTATTCATCAGGTTTACGTATTAGCGAGTTAGTTGGCGCTAACATGCAAGATATTAATGCCAAAAGTGGCGAAATATTAGTTCGCGGTAAAGGTAGCAAAGAACGCCTTATTCCCGTGGGAACAAAGGCATTAGACGCATTAAAAAAATGGTTAACCGTGCGCCCTCAGTTTGCAAAGCCAGACGAGCCAGGTGTATTTTTAAGTAGCCAAAAAAATCGTATTTCAATTCGCCAAGTGCGTTTGCGTATGCAAGAGTGGGGAATAAAGCAAGGTATTAGCTCACAGGTGCATCCGCATAAATTACGCCATTCATTTGCATCACATATTTTAGAATCGTCGGGTGATTTACGTGCTGTACAAGAATTGCTTGGCCACAGTAGCTTGTCGGCCACACAAGTGTATACCCATTTAGATTTTCAGCATTTAGCCAAAGTGTACGACAACACCCACCCACGCGCTAAAAAACAAACTGATTAG
- the lptM gene encoding LPS translocon maturation chaperone LptM — protein MKATHTLQLKKLLICTALFGALAGCGQSGPLYLPEQQAEQNQPENTMVPAAEAKQPTTPVKQEQ, from the coding sequence ATGAAAGCGACACATACCTTACAATTAAAAAAACTATTAATTTGCACGGCCCTATTTGGCGCATTAGCTGGCTGCGGACAAAGCGGCCCATTATATTTGCCTGAACAACAGGCCGAGCAAAACCAACCAGAAAACACTATGGTGCCTGCCGCAGAGGCCAAGCAACCTACAACACCAGTAAAACAGGAGCAATAA
- the lysA gene encoding diaminopimelate decarboxylase gives MDFFNYKNNQLFAEDVGIAAIAQQYGTPCYVYSRATFERHYLAFANATKNHKSLVCYAVKANSNIAVLNILARLGSGFDIVSKGELARVIKAGGDAGKVVFSGVAKTADEIAYALKLGIKCFNVESASELERISEVACELNLVAPISIRVNPDIDAKTHPYISTGLKENKFGIDIQTAVSVYQQAAALPGLNIIGVDCHIGSQLTEVKPFLEALDKLLALIDELKSVGIELSHLDIGGGLGVPYDNEQPPHPSEYAEQVTARLENYRHLELIFEPGRAIAANAGVLITQVEFIKQNQSKFFAIVDAGMNDMLRPSLYQAWQKIIPVSVRDDDTPTHNFDIVGPVCETGDFLGKDRELALKQGDLLAQRSAGAYGFTMSSNYNSRPRVAEIMVDGEQHHLIRERETIESLYQGEKILP, from the coding sequence ATGGATTTTTTTAACTATAAAAACAATCAATTGTTTGCTGAAGATGTGGGTATTGCCGCTATTGCTCAGCAATATGGCACGCCTTGCTATGTGTATTCTCGTGCAACGTTTGAGCGCCACTATCTTGCGTTTGCCAATGCGACTAAAAACCATAAAAGCTTGGTATGTTATGCCGTAAAAGCAAACTCTAATATTGCTGTATTAAATATTCTAGCCCGCCTTGGTTCGGGTTTTGACATTGTATCTAAAGGTGAGCTGGCGCGTGTAATTAAAGCAGGAGGAGACGCCGGTAAAGTAGTATTTTCAGGCGTTGCTAAAACCGCTGACGAAATAGCGTATGCATTAAAATTAGGGATTAAATGTTTTAACGTTGAGTCGGCCTCTGAATTAGAGCGTATTTCAGAGGTTGCGTGTGAGCTTAACTTAGTAGCACCAATTTCTATTCGCGTTAACCCCGATATAGATGCAAAAACGCACCCTTATATTTCTACTGGCCTTAAAGAAAACAAATTTGGCATTGATATTCAAACCGCTGTAAGTGTTTATCAACAAGCCGCTGCTTTACCCGGCTTAAACATAATAGGCGTAGATTGCCATATTGGTTCGCAGTTAACCGAAGTAAAGCCTTTTTTAGAAGCGCTTGACAAACTCCTTGCGCTAATAGATGAGCTAAAAAGTGTCGGGATAGAATTAAGCCATTTAGACATAGGTGGTGGGTTAGGTGTTCCTTACGACAACGAACAACCACCTCATCCTAGTGAATACGCAGAGCAAGTAACGGCTCGCCTAGAAAACTACCGCCATTTAGAACTTATTTTTGAACCAGGTCGTGCCATTGCTGCAAACGCAGGGGTATTAATTACGCAAGTTGAGTTTATTAAACAAAACCAAAGTAAATTTTTTGCCATTGTTGATGCTGGCATGAACGATATGCTTCGCCCTTCTCTTTATCAAGCGTGGCAAAAAATTATACCTGTGTCGGTTCGTGATGACGATACGCCAACTCACAACTTTGATATTGTTGGCCCCGTGTGCGAAACCGGTGACTTTTTAGGAAAAGACCGAGAACTGGCGCTGAAACAAGGCGATTTACTCGCGCAGCGAAGTGCTGGGGCATATGGCTTTACTATGAGTTCAAACTATAACTCTCGCCCACGCGTAGCTGAAATAATGGTAGACGGTGAACAGCACCATCTTATTCGCGAACGTGAAACCATTGAGAGTCTTTATCAAGGTGAGAAAATTTTACCATAA